In Sporosarcina sp. PTS2304, a genomic segment contains:
- a CDS encoding helix-turn-helix domain-containing protein, translated as MTNHSHCTEAACQLYKQAIEFIGKRWTGIIVYQLLDGPKRYHELLHAIDGISDRLLTERLKDLEQEGVLVKYIITETPKKVEYELTPIGYEFNKVFTAIMDWGIKKEAYKKDLQ; from the coding sequence ATGACGAATCATTCACACTGCACAGAAGCAGCTTGTCAACTATATAAGCAAGCGATTGAGTTTATCGGAAAACGTTGGACGGGAATAATTGTGTACCAATTATTAGACGGCCCGAAACGTTATCACGAATTATTGCATGCGATTGATGGAATTTCTGATCGCCTACTCACTGAACGTTTGAAAGATCTGGAGCAAGAAGGGGTACTTGTCAAATACATCATTACAGAGACGCCTAAAAAAGTAGAGTACGAATTGACTCCTATCGGCTATGAATTTAATAAAGTCTTCACTGCGATTATGGATTGGGGAATAAAAAAAGAAGCGTATAAAAAAGATTTACAATAG
- a CDS encoding DUF4385 domain-containing protein, with the protein MPFDYDLDYKTINIRKHKELYKVGKGEQGVLLVEPYKSEILPHWRFKTPEIAKESAEKIYELFEQYRKDDDFVGMDMARKFIQMGYTRARRYANHKSGRKYDEDGNVKERELDPVKAESAAIFKEYWDTIRADEDYLKRKKAHQKAYG; encoded by the coding sequence ATGCCATTTGACTATGACTTGGACTATAAAACGATTAATATACGAAAGCATAAAGAATTATACAAAGTGGGCAAAGGAGAACAAGGCGTTCTATTAGTCGAACCGTATAAAAGTGAAATCTTACCCCATTGGCGTTTTAAAACTCCTGAGATCGCTAAAGAATCCGCCGAAAAAATTTATGAATTATTTGAACAATACCGAAAAGATGACGATTTCGTCGGAATGGATATGGCCAGAAAATTTATCCAAATGGGGTATACGCGTGCCCGCCGCTACGCCAATCATAAAAGCGGGCGGAAATATGATGAGGACGGGAATGTAAAAGAACGTGAACTCGATCCCGTGAAAGCGGAGTCAGCAGCCATTTTCAAAGAATACTGGGATACTATTCGTGCTGATGAAGATTATTTAAAAAGAAAGAAAGCCCATCAAAAGGCTTATGGGTAA
- a CDS encoding ribonuclease H-like domain-containing protein translates to MSYEKKLLAMKSLVKKTKVVEQVAETFSKPPAPAYEKRWMTTGLEKIENDFGVVYQRVIRYPLTYRHGDICLGDVQEKLKQWTETGYAHPLSPKDGKVLFFDTETTGLKGAGAVIFLIGLLELQAEEFVMTQYVLPNPDHEAAFLYASGLWREDLTLVTYNGKSFDFPQLQTRWSLHRKQLPALPIPHQVDLLHGSRRIWKGQMESFKLTEVERKQLGFHRKDDIPGHMAPIIYQDAVKNGRAEILMKVLSHNEWDILSLVTLFSLSTDIILDENSQENAHIATNIAKWFQDLGLTEKSYSELQRIVETYGTSYPLTHYHLGLVLKRHKEYELAVQSFEIVATYGEGKEQVLAYEELAKLYEHQFKEWMQAFERIHSGKELLQKQRTLPQRFVQRMENNFLKREIRVRNKLFPGQAQKPTEDKY, encoded by the coding sequence ATGTCTTATGAGAAAAAATTACTGGCGATGAAGTCACTTGTGAAAAAAACGAAAGTAGTGGAACAAGTAGCCGAAACGTTCAGCAAGCCTCCAGCGCCGGCATACGAAAAACGCTGGATGACGACAGGACTTGAAAAAATAGAGAATGATTTCGGTGTTGTTTATCAACGGGTCATTCGTTATCCGCTGACTTATAGGCATGGGGATATTTGTCTAGGGGACGTTCAAGAAAAATTGAAGCAGTGGACAGAAACCGGCTATGCGCATCCGCTCTCACCGAAAGATGGAAAGGTACTGTTTTTTGATACGGAAACGACCGGATTAAAAGGCGCCGGTGCAGTCATTTTCTTAATAGGTTTATTGGAATTACAGGCAGAGGAATTTGTTATGACGCAATATGTTTTACCAAACCCTGATCATGAAGCAGCTTTTCTGTATGCATCGGGGCTTTGGCGGGAAGACTTAACATTAGTTACGTATAACGGGAAAAGTTTTGACTTTCCGCAACTGCAAACGCGCTGGTCGTTGCACCGCAAACAATTGCCGGCATTACCCATTCCTCATCAAGTCGATCTATTGCATGGATCTCGCCGTATTTGGAAAGGGCAAATGGAGTCGTTCAAGTTGACCGAAGTAGAACGCAAACAATTAGGATTTCACCGGAAAGATGATATTCCCGGACATATGGCTCCTATTATTTATCAAGATGCGGTGAAAAATGGCCGTGCGGAAATTTTAATGAAAGTCCTATCGCATAATGAATGGGATATCCTTTCGTTAGTAACACTTTTTAGTCTCTCTACAGACATCATCTTGGACGAAAATAGTCAAGAAAATGCCCATATTGCAACGAATATCGCAAAATGGTTTCAAGATCTTGGTTTGACGGAAAAAAGTTATTCAGAGTTGCAGCGAATTGTAGAAACGTATGGAACGAGTTATCCGCTCACACATTATCATCTCGGGCTTGTATTAAAAAGGCATAAAGAATATGAACTTGCTGTACAGTCTTTTGAAATTGTCGCTACATATGGAGAAGGTAAAGAACAAGTGCTGGCGTACGAAGAACTGGCAAAATTGTATGAGCATCAGTTCAAAGAATGGATGCAGGCATTCGAACGGATTCACAGCGGTAAAGAGTTGTTACAGAAACAGCGGACGTTGCCACAGCGCTTCGTTCAACGTATGGAAAATAATTTTCTGAAACGGGAAATACGCGTACGAAATAAACTATTTCCCGGGCAAGCGCAGAAACCGACAGAAGACAAGTACTAG
- the gpsB gene encoding cell division regulator GpsB, with the protein MELKLDSKTILEKEFKQAIRGYKQEEVDWFLDDVIQDYETFKKEIARLTEENQKLKAEAISTQRRSATPAPQSTNYDIIQRISNLEREVFGNKLAETESR; encoded by the coding sequence ATGGAATTAAAGCTGGATTCAAAAACGATTTTAGAAAAAGAATTTAAACAAGCAATACGTGGGTATAAACAAGAAGAAGTCGACTGGTTTTTGGATGATGTCATTCAAGATTACGAGACATTTAAGAAAGAAATTGCACGTCTGACAGAAGAAAACCAAAAGTTAAAAGCAGAAGCCATTTCTACTCAAAGACGTTCCGCAACACCTGCGCCACAATCGACAAACTATGATATCATCCAAAGAATTTCTAACCTAGAACGTGAAGTGTTTGGAAACAAATTAGCTGAAACAGAATCACGCTAA
- a CDS encoding class I SAM-dependent RNA methyltransferase, giving the protein MSEYKLVATAAMGLESIVASEVKDLGYDCQTENGKVYFNGDEEAIARANMWLRVGDRVRIVVGEFKAFTFDELFERTKALPWEDFLPVDAAFPVAGKSVKSKLFSVPDCQAIVKKAIVDRLKMAYKRVGFLEETGPLFKLEVSIVKDKVTLTIDSSGHGLHKRGYRLGQGDAPLKETMAAALVKLSKWSPNRPFVDPFCGSGTIAIEAAMIGQNLAPGYNRSFLSEEWPWMTAAVWDRVREEVEDVAKYDVELDIRGYDIDSRVINIAQQNAVEAGFADLIKFEQQDVRDLRIEGQNGVLIANPPYGERLGEVEDAEDIAGILGHIMKEHPSWSVYILSSLENYEEMYGKRATKKRKLFNGFIRTDYYQFWGKRV; this is encoded by the coding sequence GTGAGTGAATATAAATTAGTTGCGACCGCTGCAATGGGTCTTGAATCTATTGTAGCATCCGAAGTAAAAGATTTAGGCTATGACTGTCAGACAGAAAACGGAAAAGTATATTTCAATGGAGATGAAGAAGCGATTGCGCGAGCGAATATGTGGCTGCGCGTAGGAGACCGCGTCCGTATCGTAGTAGGTGAATTTAAAGCTTTCACTTTTGACGAATTATTTGAGCGTACAAAAGCATTGCCGTGGGAAGATTTTCTGCCGGTCGATGCCGCGTTTCCAGTAGCAGGTAAGTCCGTTAAATCTAAATTATTCAGTGTGCCAGACTGTCAGGCGATCGTTAAAAAGGCGATTGTTGACCGTTTGAAAATGGCTTATAAACGTGTAGGGTTTTTAGAGGAAACAGGACCGCTATTTAAACTTGAAGTATCCATAGTAAAAGACAAAGTAACGTTGACGATAGATTCAAGCGGTCATGGATTGCATAAACGCGGTTATCGATTAGGACAAGGGGATGCACCGTTGAAAGAAACAATGGCGGCAGCGCTTGTCAAATTATCAAAATGGAGTCCGAATCGTCCATTTGTAGATCCTTTCTGTGGTTCTGGTACAATCGCGATTGAAGCAGCGATGATCGGTCAAAACTTGGCTCCTGGTTATAACCGTTCATTTTTAAGTGAAGAATGGCCATGGATGACTGCGGCAGTATGGGATCGTGTCCGAGAAGAAGTCGAAGATGTGGCGAAGTATGATGTGGAGCTAGACATCCGAGGATATGACATCGACAGCCGCGTGATCAATATTGCCCAACAAAACGCAGTAGAAGCCGGATTTGCGGATTTAATAAAATTCGAGCAACAAGATGTCCGTGATTTACGCATAGAAGGACAAAATGGTGTATTGATCGCGAATCCACCATATGGAGAGCGTCTTGGTGAAGTAGAAGATGCTGAAGACATTGCGGGTATATTAGGACATATTATGAAAGAGCATCCGTCATGGTCGGTATATATTTTATCTTCATTGGAAAATTATGAAGAAATGTACGGGAAACGCGCAACGAAAAAACGTAAATTATTTAATGGCTTCATCCGCACGGACTACTATCAGTTCTGGGGAAAAAGAGTCTAA
- a CDS encoding ATP-dependent DNA helicase: protein MNTKIPFQLSKDQTFYESLNDWLGDTLYDDLTEKGFECRDEQIFMAFQIEQALKEKQVLLAEAGVGTGKTIAYLLPAIAYARYTGKPAVISCADETLIDQLIKEEGDIQKLSEALDLHVDVRLAKARNQYICLKRLEEVSSTTNEDFVDFVEDELPDFVYADRSLQSVYPYGVRSDYPYLKDEEWDMINYHPIQQCAACDIRNRCGQTIHRNHYRDAVDLIICSHDFYMEHLWTKESRSRQGQLPLLPEVSMVVFDEGHLLEYSAQRALTYEVQQHTIVELLERIMVDGIREKSLQLMEQLLDVHELFFNQLRSHATKHDNERLTIEKNEEMMRLAKKAVSLSHDLLEEFVFEGELYVIPEYDLKIVEEYLEQYIYSMELFAGENDAVDWLEERREESTLLIMPRLVTSILKEKLFTGTMPIVFSSATLSVEKSFDYLAYSLGIVDYQSFSIASPFDYENVMKIHLEQSSTEEKYRRLSSILVSEEQTLVLFNSKQSMMDAYDSLPLEQRVLVTYEGERSLSSLVKDFQQQKVSVFFSYHLWEGLDLPNESLTRVIIFDLPFPPHDPLFEARREFAEDAFDEVDLPFMLLRLRQGIGRLIRTSDDFGSIHLFVEPSDNELLPVIERVLPVPFS, encoded by the coding sequence ATGAATACAAAAATTCCATTTCAACTATCGAAAGACCAAACGTTTTATGAGTCATTAAATGATTGGTTAGGCGATACGTTATATGATGATTTAACTGAAAAAGGATTCGAATGTCGAGATGAGCAAATCTTCATGGCATTTCAAATAGAGCAGGCATTAAAAGAGAAGCAAGTGTTATTAGCGGAAGCTGGCGTAGGGACTGGAAAGACGATTGCTTATTTACTGCCGGCAATTGCATACGCGCGGTATACCGGAAAGCCAGCCGTCATTTCATGTGCAGACGAAACATTAATCGATCAATTGATTAAAGAAGAAGGCGACATTCAAAAATTAAGTGAAGCTCTCGATTTACACGTAGACGTTCGTCTAGCAAAAGCGCGAAATCAATATATTTGTCTAAAACGTCTAGAAGAGGTTAGCAGTACGACGAATGAAGATTTCGTTGATTTTGTAGAAGACGAGCTGCCGGATTTTGTTTATGCAGACCGTTCATTGCAGTCAGTCTATCCGTATGGCGTGCGTTCAGACTATCCGTATTTAAAAGATGAAGAATGGGATATGATTAATTACCACCCGATTCAACAGTGTGCTGCCTGCGATATAAGAAATCGCTGCGGGCAGACGATCCACCGGAATCATTACCGTGACGCAGTGGATCTTATCATTTGTTCGCATGACTTCTATATGGAACACTTATGGACGAAAGAATCACGTTCACGTCAAGGGCAGTTGCCGTTATTGCCTGAAGTATCTATGGTTGTGTTCGATGAAGGTCATTTACTGGAATATTCCGCGCAACGAGCATTGACGTATGAAGTCCAGCAACATACGATCGTAGAGTTGTTAGAACGTATTATGGTCGACGGAATTCGTGAAAAGTCCTTGCAATTAATGGAACAATTACTCGATGTTCATGAACTGTTCTTCAATCAGCTTCGAAGTCACGCGACAAAGCATGATAACGAACGACTAACTATTGAAAAAAATGAAGAAATGATGCGGTTGGCGAAGAAAGCTGTGTCGTTGTCGCATGACTTACTTGAGGAATTTGTATTCGAAGGTGAGTTATACGTCATACCGGAATATGATTTAAAAATTGTTGAAGAATATTTAGAGCAGTATATTTATTCGATGGAATTATTCGCAGGGGAAAATGACGCTGTCGATTGGCTGGAAGAGCGTCGCGAAGAAAGTACGTTATTGATCATGCCGCGACTCGTCACTTCTATATTGAAAGAGAAGCTGTTTACCGGCACGATGCCTATCGTCTTCTCATCCGCCACATTATCGGTTGAAAAATCATTTGATTATTTGGCATATAGTTTAGGAATAGTGGACTATCAGTCATTTTCCATTGCATCGCCGTTTGATTATGAAAACGTCATGAAGATTCATTTGGAGCAATCATCTACAGAAGAAAAGTATCGACGTCTGTCTTCTATTTTAGTGAGTGAAGAGCAGACGCTTGTGTTGTTTAATTCTAAGCAGTCTATGATGGATGCTTACGATAGTTTACCACTGGAGCAACGTGTTCTCGTGACGTATGAAGGGGAGCGGTCGTTGTCTTCCTTAGTGAAAGACTTTCAACAACAGAAAGTGTCGGTATTTTTCTCCTATCACCTATGGGAAGGTCTCGATCTGCCGAATGAATCTCTCACACGCGTCATCATTTTTGACTTGCCATTCCCGCCACACGACCCGTTATTTGAAGCAAGAAGAGAATTTGCGGAAGATGCATTTGACGAAGTGGATTTACCTTTTATGCTTTTGCGTTTACGCCAAGGGATCGGCCGGTTGATTCGTACGAGTGACGACTTTGGATCCATTCACTTATTCGTAGAACCGAGCGATAACGAGCTATTGCCGGTTATTGAAAGAGTATTACCCGTTCCATTTTCATAA
- a CDS encoding chemotaxis protein CheX, which produces MDKAANVQKVLNATISSLTTVIPIKFEVLSPSMIKQPYEQREISVLIGLIGNMKGRLIVEPTHTTIGKIGQAMFGMNIEGEMAESFTGELGNMIAGNLCTILEKESLTLDISPPTVLTGNTKFFGFQQAFKIPVKFEDGELLNLLLTIDEER; this is translated from the coding sequence ATGGATAAAGCGGCAAATGTGCAAAAAGTATTGAACGCGACCATTTCTTCTTTAACAACAGTCATCCCGATTAAATTTGAAGTTCTTTCCCCTTCCATGATTAAACAGCCATACGAACAGCGAGAAATCAGTGTGCTAATTGGACTGATCGGCAATATGAAAGGCCGTCTAATCGTAGAGCCGACCCATACTACAATCGGAAAAATCGGCCAAGCGATGTTCGGCATGAATATCGAAGGAGAAATGGCTGAATCTTTCACCGGTGAACTGGGGAATATGATTGCAGGCAACTTATGTACCATTTTAGAGAAAGAAAGCCTCACACTCGACATTTCACCGCCTACCGTATTAACAGGAAATACAAAATTTTTCGGTTTTCAGCAAGCATTTAAAATACCCGTTAAATTTGAAGATGGAGAACTACTCAATCTGTTGTTAACTATTGACGAAGAAAGATAA